A region from the Rhodamnia argentea isolate NSW1041297 chromosome 7, ASM2092103v1, whole genome shotgun sequence genome encodes:
- the LOC115752061 gene encoding 50S ribosomal protein L24-like → MVWKSAQKLIHNWKILRGDDVMIIRGKDKGEKALINRVIRSQNRVIVEGKNLVKKHIKQGQGHEGGIFTLEAPLHVSNVQVLDPVTEGPCKVGIKYLEDGTKVRVSRGQGASGNTVPRPEILKIRPLLGQKMRRWNTCWRGVTMPKLERGSQSSKMTVAC, encoded by the exons ATGGTTTGGAAATCAGCTCAGAAGCTCATCCACAACTGGAAGATCCTCAGAGGAGATGAT GTAATGATTATTAGGGGGAAGGATAAGGGTGAGAAGGCTCTCATTAATCGTGTTATCCGCTCTCAAAATCGTGTGATTGTCGAGGGAAAGAACTTG GTCAAGAAACATATCAAGCAAGGCCAAGGTCATGAAGGTGGGATATTCACCTTGGAAGCCCCTCTTCATGTCTCAAATGTCCAAGTTCTTGACCCAGTCACAGA GGGTCCATGTAAGGTTGGAATTAAATACCTAGAAGATGGCACAAAAGTGAGAGTGTCGAGAGGTCAAGGTGCATCTGGTAACACAGTTCCTCGTCCAGAGATTTTGAAGATACGGCCGTTG CTGGGCCAAAAGATGCGCCGATGGAACACGTGTTGGAGAGGAGTTACGATGCCAAAACTGGAAAGGGGAAGCCAGAGCTCTAAGATGACAGTTGCTTGTTGA
- the LOC115752025 gene encoding FCS-Like Zinc finger 6, with protein MSVKRSRIVRSSSSGDTGVINQLSSPAADSPELRWHVRTALAFSGAPSLAPPPQASTDQRRPPPRTGILTLSSPAGEDWSQERIGNFLERCFYCKKRIRESDEVFMYGHLRAFCTTDCREKQVAMDKLREKRSAESKKVGGGQVAE; from the exons ATGTCCGTGAAGCGCTCCCGCATCGTCCGCTCCTCCAGCTCCGGCGACACCGGCGTCATCAACCAGCTCTCCTCGCCGGCCGCCGACTCCCCCGAGCTCCGCTGGCACGTCCGCACCGCCCTCGCCTTCTCCGGCGCCCCCTCCCTCGCGCCGCCTCCCCAGGCCTCCACCGACCAGCGCCGCCCCCCTCCGCGGACGGGGATCCTCACGCTGTCGTCCCCCGCGGGGGAGGACTGGAGCCAGGAGCGGATTGGGAACTTCCTCGAGAGGTGCTTTTACTGCAAGAAGAGGATCCGGGAGAGCGACGAGGTCTTCATGTACGG CCACTTGAGGGCATTCTGTACGACCGATTGCCGTGAGAAGCAGGTTGCCATGGACAAGTTGAGAGAGAAAAGGTCTGCGGAATCAAAGAAAGTCGGAGGAGGGCAGGTGGCAGAATGA